The Flavobacteriales bacterium DNA window AGCCCTAGCTTGTCAGAATTTTATGATGGCATTAGTTGCCGAAGGGTTTGATTCCTGCCCTATGGAAGGCTTTGATGAAAAAAGAGTTAAGAAAATACTCAATCTCAATTGGCAAAGCCACGTTGTAATGATTTTTGGAATTGGAGAAGCCGAAGAAGGAGGAGTTTATACAGAACGATTTAGAATCCACGACGACTTAGTTATTAAAGAAGTATAGGCAATTACTTCGAATAATGCTTTGAAACCCAACTGTCAATTTTTTGAAAAAGCGGTAATAAGTCTTTACCAGCATCAGTAAGTCTATACTCAACTTTAGGAGGTATTTCTTTATACACTTTTCTAGTGATAAGATTATCGGCTTCCATCTGTTTAAGGTGTTCTGTAAGTACTTTTCTAGAAATACCATGAACAAGTGTTACTAACTGACCAAATCGCAAATGTCTGTTTCTAAGATTGTAAATTATTGCTAATTTCCATTTACCACCAAGTTTATCAGTGAATATACTTGTAGGGCAAAATTGTTCGATATTATCCATTTCTGTACTATTTGTTACTTATAGGTTACCAGTATTTGATTGTTACTTTTAAGTAACCGTTACTTTTTGTTACTAATATTAGTTACCTTGCGAAACTATAACAAAAAATTTAATTAACAAAATATTATGAAAAATTTAAGATCACCAAAATGTAAATGTGGATAAACAAAAAATCCAAACGGGAATTGCGATGGATCACATGCAAACTTAAGAAGTAATTTCATCAAAACAACTATGGCAATTATGCTTTTAGCATTAAGTGTGGGTTTACAAAGTTTTACACCTAACGATACCATAAAAGTAAAAACTAGTACAGTTGAATGGAAAGGAGAAAAAGTAGTAGGTTCACACGAAGGTACGATCTCATTAAAATCTGCTGACTTAATATATGATAACAAAAAACTCAAAGGTGGGAACTTTGTAATGGATATGTCAACAATTGTTTGTACAGATTTATCTGGTGAATATAAAAATAAATTAGAAGGCCACCTTAAGTCTGATGACTTCTTTAGTGTACAAAAATTTCCTACCTCAAGTCTAACTATTAAAAAGGTTTCTAAAGTACAAGATAACCGTTATAACATTAGTGCTGAGCTTACTATCAAAGGCATAAGTAAAGCTATTGATTTTACTGCTGAAGAGGTTGAGAATAGATTAAATGCTACTATTAAGATTGACAGAACTGATTTCGATATTAGATACGGTTCTGGTAGCTTTTTTGAAAACCTTGGAGACAACATGATTTACGATGAATTTGAAATCAAATTAAGTTTAGAGATATAATATGCCTCGATCAAAAAAACGACTCACTCTTAAAGAAATTGATGAAAGTGAATGTAAAATTATCTTCATATCAAAAAATATTAAAGTAACTTTACGTTCCCAAAAGAGTTTATCCACTTGGCTTGAAAAATATCCCTCAGGAAAATTTATATTTAAGTAAAGATGAAAAGATTAGATTTTATAAAAAAGACTATCATTTCCGGAGCTGCTGCGATGGCAGCTCCATTTGCTCTCAAGTCAAACACTAAGACCGAGTCAACATATGATAAATTAAGTGAACAAGTTGGTTTTAATCACATGCCTAATACTGAAATTATGACAGAACGTACAGTATTACACAAAGGCAATACACGAGGCAGTGCCAATCACGGTTGGCTAAAGGTTAATCACACCTTTAGTTTTGCAAACTATCACAACCCAAATCGTATGAACTTTGGCGTCTTAAGAGTGCTTAATGACGACACTATTGCAGGTGGACGAGGGTTTAACACCCATCCACATGACAACATGGAGATTATTACCATTCCATTAGAAGGTGACCTAGAGCATAAAGATAATATGGGTAATGGTACTGTAATCAAAAATGGTGATATTCAAGTAATGAGTGCTGGAAAAGGAATAACGCACAGTGAATTTAATGCTAATAAAGAGTTGCCCGTAAAGCTTCTACAAATATGGCTATTCCCCAACAAAAGAAATGTTACACCTCGATACGACCAGCTGTCTCTAAAGTCTATCAGCAAACAAAATACTTTTAATCAAATCCTCTCCCCTAGCTCTATGGATCAAGGTGTATGGATACACCAAAATGCTTGGTTTAGTTTAGGAGAGTTCACTAAAGATATGGATATTGATTATAAGTTGAATTCCGACACCAATGGCGTATATGCTTTTATTATTGAAGGCGGTGCCGTTATTCAAAAACAAAAGCTCGAAAAACGTGACGGATTCGGCATCTGGAATAGTAAGCAAATAAATATTACTGCTAAGAAAGACTCTAAGATTCTTCTTATGGAAGTCCCAATGAAAATATAATTATAAAAGTAGTTCAATTAATAGTTTGCCTTTGGTAACTATGCGTCAAGTTCTATTTTTTTTCTTTTTAAGTACGGGTCTGTGCTATGCCTCTTTTCCTGTTAGTGATAGCCAAAATGCTTACGAATTAGAAAACATAAAGCCAGAGCAAAGTTCTGAAAGATACATTTATGCCGAATTAAGCTTTATTGGTGGAATATTATGTAGATATCTTAGTACTTACTATAAGTGTTTAAATGCTCTCTTATTGAGTTCAAATCAAAAGAGAATTGAACTTTACTCCAAGCAGAACACATCTTCTTTCAAAAATCCGTTTACCTCAAGTAAACTTCAGCGTTTTGCAGAATGTAATTGCACTGGTAAATATCGTCTGAGTTGAGCTTAAGTGTCCCTTTCATAGTTGCTACTTCATCCATTATAAAAACATCTTTTTTCGACTTCATCTCTAGTTCTATAATGGTTTCAGGACCACCAACACCACAGAAAAAACACGAAGAAAATGGCCCTTTTGAAAGGATATAATAATTGTCAGTGGGGTCAATTGCCAAAACAAAGCCTCGAATTACCACTTCTTTACCCGCTAATTCTTGCACATTCATCCCAAAATGAGGATATAAAAAGTATTCATCTTCTTCTTCCATATAAACATCGGTAAACTCAACATCAGCAAGTGTACTCCAGTCTATTTCGATTTGAGAATAACTGATTTTTACAAAAAAGCAAAGAGTAAGAATAAGTAGTCTATGCATCTGAAAGTGTTTTAGGGATATTAATATTATAGGTTTGAATAGTAGGTATTAGTGATGCAGCTAAGCCGATAAGTAGCGCTATTGGGAACAACCACAGTTCCTCACTTATTAGATTGAATTGAAAGGAATTTACCGCATATTTTTGCTCAACCAAAAAAGACATGAAGAACAGGGTCAATCGACTGATTAATAATCCAAAAATAGCTCCTAATAATGATAGTGTCATTCCTTCTTGTAATACAAGTTTAACCAATTGCCATTTGCTAGCTCCGTGTACACGCATAAGCGCTAACTCATAACGTCTTTTTTTCAATGAATTATATAGACTGATAAAAATACTTAATCCAGAAACTATAATAATTATGTAGGCAATACCATTTATAGTCTTCACACCAAAACCCAGCAAATTAGTTAATCGACTTATTTCAAGTGCTGGAACAGCAGCTTGTAGGCTTGTTGTTTCATTGACTTTTCTAGGTAATTGAATAAAACCTACTGGACTTTTAAATTTCACTAATAGAGCGGTTATCATAGCATCATCGGGGATGCCTAGGTCTTCGGAAATACTCAACTCCACCTCTTCACCATGGTTGTGGTCACAATTAGCATGGTCATGGTGGTCATGCTCGTGATCGTGGTCACAATTGGCGTGGTCGTGACTGTCTTCAATAGCTTCATGATTATGCACCTTCCAAACGCTTTTTGAATTGGTCAAAATTAGCTGATCAACTGTAGAATAGGAAGGGTTTAGTATTCCCACAACTT harbors:
- a CDS encoding helix-turn-helix transcriptional regulator; amino-acid sequence: MDNIEQFCPTSIFTDKLGGKWKLAIIYNLRNRHLRFGQLVTLVHGISRKVLTEHLKQMEADNLITRKVYKEIPPKVEYRLTDAGKDLLPLFQKIDSWVSKHYSK
- a CDS encoding YceI family protein, encoding MAIMLLALSVGLQSFTPNDTIKVKTSTVEWKGEKVVGSHEGTISLKSADLIYDNKKLKGGNFVMDMSTIVCTDLSGEYKNKLEGHLKSDDFFSVQKFPTSSLTIKKVSKVQDNRYNISAELTIKGISKAIDFTAEEVENRLNATIKIDRTDFDIRYGSGSFFENLGDNMIYDEFEIKLSLEI
- a CDS encoding pirin family protein; the protein is MKRLDFIKKTIISGAAAMAAPFALKSNTKTESTYDKLSEQVGFNHMPNTEIMTERTVLHKGNTRGSANHGWLKVNHTFSFANYHNPNRMNFGVLRVLNDDTIAGGRGFNTHPHDNMEIITIPLEGDLEHKDNMGNGTVIKNGDIQVMSAGKGITHSEFNANKELPVKLLQIWLFPNKRNVTPRYDQLSLKSISKQNTFNQILSPSSMDQGVWIHQNAWFSLGEFTKDMDIDYKLNSDTNGVYAFIIEGGAVIQKQKLEKRDGFGIWNSKQINITAKKDSKILLMEVPMKI
- a CDS encoding DUF3299 domain-containing protein, which translates into the protein MHRLLILTLCFFVKISYSQIEIDWSTLADVEFTDVYMEEEDEYFLYPHFGMNVQELAGKEVVIRGFVLAIDPTDNYYILSKGPFSSCFFCGVGGPETIIELEMKSKKDVFIMDEVATMKGTLKLNSDDIYQCNYILQNAEVYLR
- a CDS encoding ABC transporter permease, which encodes MNIRQLGWRNLVSNPLNTTLSLLLMTFGVGVISLLLLLNNQIEQQLKANLKGIDMVVGAKGSPLQLILSSIYHIDNPTGNISYKEAKKLSKNALVDFTIPLSFGDSFNGFRIVGTTHQYPELYEVSLKEGRLWNRSLEVVLGSTVADVHQLEIGDTFYGTHGLVEGGQVHDDYAYEVVGILNPSYSTVDQLILTNSKSVWKVHNHEAIEDSHDHANCDHDHEHDHHDHANCDHNHGEEVELSISEDLGIPDDAMITALLVKFKSPVGFIQLPRKVNETTSLQAAVPALEISRLTNLLGFGVKTINGIAYIIIIVSGLSIFISLYNSLKKRRYELALMRVHGASKWQLVKLVLQEGMTLSLLGAIFGLLISRLTLFFMSFLVEQKYAVNSFQFNLISEELWLFPIALLIGLAASLIPTIQTYNINIPKTLSDA